In Lodderomyces elongisporus chromosome 2, complete sequence, the following proteins share a genomic window:
- the HTA1_1 gene encoding histone H2A, with protein MSGGKGKAGSSEKASTSRSAKAGLTFPVGRVHRLLRKGNYAQRIGSGAPVYLTSVLEYLAAEILELAGNAARDNKKSRIIPRHLQLAIRNDEELNKLLGHVTIAQGGVLPNIHQSLLPAKKAKTGASQEL; from the coding sequence ATGTCAGGAGGTAAAGGAAAAGCCGGTTCATCCGAAAAAGCATCAACTTCAAGATCAGCTAAGGCTGGTTTGACCTTCCCAGTCGGAAGAGTCCACAGATTATTGAGAAAGGGAAACTATGCTCAAAGAATTGGTTCAGGTGCCCCAGTCTACTTGACTTCAGTCTTGGAATACTTGGCTGCTGAAATCTTGGAATTGGCCGGTAACGCTGCTAGAGACAACAAGAAGTCAAGAATCATCCCAAGACACTTGCAATTGGCCATTAGAAACGATGAggaattgaacaaattgtTGGGACACGTTACAATTGCTCAAGGTGGTGTCTTGCCAAACATCCACCAATCCTTGTTGCCAGCCAAGAAAGCAAAGACTGGTGCTTCTCAAGAATTATAA
- the MAD2 gene encoding Mitotic spindle checkpoint component mad2 (BUSCO:EOG09264BJC), whose protein sequence is MSASKLALKGSSKIVSDYFEFAINSILFQRGIYPAEDFVTVRKYDLPMLINNDDDVKRYISNIMQQLKKWIYGRKITKLIVVILSKSTGDNIERWEFDIDANLEGESEENGGREQHQSQQDQEQKQKQKQEQNQEQKQETPQNLANGGTGKGKEKLKKSKEEIQKEIRAIIRQITSSVSYLPVLHDDDYTFNVLVYTDPETSIPIQWCDTHGDGRILEGENVDQIEFASFSTDKHKVKTSVSYKYE, encoded by the coding sequence ATGTCAGCATCGAAACTAGCATTGAAAGGTTCTTCCAAAATAGTTTCGGattattttgaatttgcCATTAATAGTATCCTTTTCCAACGAGGCATCTATCCCGCTGAGGATTTCGTCACAGTACGCAAGTATGATCTACCGATGCTCATCAATAATGACGATGATGTCAAACGGTATATCTCAAATATCATGCAACAGCTCAAGAAATGGATCTATGGCCGCAAAATTACAAAGTTGATCGTTGTAATCTTATCCAAAAGCACGGGCGATAATATAGAGCGGTGGGAGTTTGATATTGATGCCAACTTGGAGGGCGAGAGTGAAGAAAATGGAGGGAGAGAGCAACACCAACTGCAACAAGaccaagaacaaaaacaaaaacaaaaacaagaacaaaaccaagaacaaaaacaagaaacaccACAGAATTTGGCTAATGGAGGAACCGGTAAAGGTAAAGAAAAGCTtaaaaagagtaaagaAGAGATCCAGAAGGAGATCCGTGCCATAATCCGCCAAATCACGTCGTCGGTGAGCTATTTACCTGTATTACACGATGATGACTATACCTTTAATGTCTTAGTGTATACTGATCCGGAAACAAGTATACCAATACAATGGTGCGATACACATGGAGATGGACGCATACTAGAAGGTGAAAATGTTGATCAAATCGAGTTTGCAAGTTTTAGTACCGATAAGCATAAAGTGAAGACATCAGTGAGTTACAAATATGAGTAG
- the ERB1 gene encoding Ribosome biogenesis protein erb1 (BUSCO:EOG092612LP) yields the protein MAKKEVSASKPGNTKKDNVSSKKRKQQAVEKEEAEKEKEEGVSEDEFNVQGLIDPESDSDDEGAAAAEEEEEEEQQQDVKELDLDKGEVISSDSDAEDFDSEEELNKLLGEEDDPSDYSSVGFSDEPKEDGDEQDEQDAFAAADAATDDDAFGDVKLKNLSITDPSKLEVRTKFSDGTPRIIKPEIEPVYDSDDSDAENFNTIGNIPISAYEEMPHIGYDINGKRIMRPAKGSALDQLLESIDLPQGWTGLLDQNTGAPLKITDEELELIRKIQQQENTDENINPYEPLNDWFTKNQEVMPLTAVPEPKRRFVPSKHEAKRVMKIVKAIREGRILTPEKAKELKEKETEEMNYDLWQNESEVPDHIMNLRAPKLPPPTNEESYNPPEEYLLNEEEKQKWLEQDPVDRERNFIPQKYSSLRLVPGYQDSVRERFERSLDLYLAPRLRKNKLNIDPESLIPELPSPKDLRPFPIKCSTVYEGHTGKIRTLSIDPQGLWLATGSDDGSVRIWEVLTGRQVFKAQLVNKEHNGEDHIESLEWNPNAQTGILAVCAGENIYLLVPPIFGFEIENTGKLRIESGWGYDTFGNTKQDLKVKGDDTKGDLDDDDEEEEEEEDDDDDDEGQGKGKAHNSTAPAKKDVAKWINPNSSQQAMGISAIIQCRRTVKKISWHRKGDYFVTVSPDSKNTAVLIHQLSKHLSQSPFRKSKGVIMDAKFHPFKPQLFVASQRQIKIYDLAQQTLLKKLLPGVRLLSTIDLHPRGDNLLAASYDKRVLWHDLDLAATPYKTLRYHEKAVRQIKYHKGSLPLFASASDDGIIHVFHGTVYDDLMTNPLLVPLKKLSGHKVINQIGVLDIVWHPKEAWLFSAGADGTARLWTT from the coding sequence ATGGCAAAGAAAGAGGTTAGTGCGAGCAAACCGGGCAacacaaagaaagataatGTACTgctgaagaaaagaaaacagcaagcagttgaaaaagaagaagcagaaaaagaaaaagaagaaggagttTCCGAAGACGAATTCAATGTTCAAGGATTGATTGACCCCGAAAGCGATAGCGACGACGAgggagcagcagcagcagaagaagaagaagaagaagaacaacaacaggaTGTGAAGGAACTTGATTTGGACAAAGGAGAAGTCATAAGTAGTGATTCCGATGCTGAAGACTTTGACTCTGAAGAAGAACTTAATAAGCTACTtggtgaagaagatgacCCCAGCGATTACTCCTCAGTTGGATTTTCGGATGAACCAAAAGAGGATGGAGATGAACAAGACGAACAGGATGCTTTTGCTGCGGCTGATGCAGCCACTGACGATGATGCATTTGGCGATgtgaagttgaagaatcTTTCAATAACCGACCCATCAAAGCTTGAAGTTCGTACAAAATTTTCTGACGGAACACCAAGAATCATCAAACCAGAGATTGAACCAGTTTACGATAGTGACGACAGTGACGCAGAAAACTTCAACACTATAGGAAACATCCCTATTTCTGCATATGAGGAAATGCCACACATTGGGTACGATATTAATGGTAAAAGAATAATGAGACCTGCTAAAGGATCTGCCTTGGATCAGTTGTTGGAAAGTATAGATTTACCACAAGGTTGGACTGGTTTACTCGATCAGAATACCGGTGCTCCTTTGAAGATTACAGATGAGGAATTAGAGTTGATTCGTAAGATTCAACAGCAAGAGAATACCGATGAAAATATCAACCCATACGAGCCATTAAATGATTGGTTTACGAAAAACCAGGAGGTTATGCCATTAACAGCTGTTCCTGAACCAAAGAGAAGGTTTGTTCCTTCAAAACATGAGGCCAAGAGAGTGATGAAGATTGTCAAGGCAATACGCGAGGGAAGAATTTTGACGCCTGAAAAGGCTAAGGAACtcaaggaaaaagagactGAGGAGATGAACTATGATCTTTGGCAAAATGAAAGTGAGGTGCCAGATCACATTATGAACTTGAGAGCTCCCAAATTGCCACCACCTACAAACGAGGAGAGTTACAATCCACCAGAAGAGTATTTGCTCaacgaagaagagaaacaaaaatggcTCGAACAGGATCCAGTCGATAGAGAAAGGAACTTTATACCACAGAAATATAGCTCATTACGACTAGTCCCCGGTTACCAAGACAGTGTCAGGGAAAGATTTGAAAGATCCTTGGACTTGTACTTGGCCCCAAGATTGCGTAAGAATAAATTGAACATCGACCCAGAGAGTTTAATTCCCGAGTTACCATCACCAAAGGATTTGCGTCCGTTCCCAATCAAGTGTTCCACCGTATATGAAGGACATACTGGTAAGATTAGAACTTTGTCAATTGACCCTCAAGGTTTGTGGTTGGCAACTGGTTCGGATGATGGAAGTGTACGTATATGGGAAGTCTTAACAGGAAGGCAGGTGTTTAAAGCACAACTTGTCAATAAAGAGCATAATGGCGAGGACCATATTGAGTCATTAGAGTGGAATCCAAATGCCCAAACTGGTATTTTGGCCGTTTGTGCTGgtgaaaacatttatttGCTTGTGCCACCAATATTTGGGTTTGAGATTGAAAACACTGGTAAATTGAGGATTGAAAGTGGTTGGGGTTATGATACCTTTGGAAATACTAAGCAGGACCTTAAAGTCAAGGGAGATGATACTAAAGGAGATTtggacgatgatgatgaagaagaagaagaagaagaagatgatgatgatgatgacgaggGTCAAGGCAAAGGAAAAGCTCATAATTCCACCGCGCCAGCAAAGAAGGATGTTGCCAAGTGGATCAACCCCAACTCATCCCAACAAGCAATGGGAATATCTGCAATTATCCAGTGTCGTAGGACAGTTAAAAAGATATCATGGCATAGGAAAGGTGATTACTTTGTTACTGTTTCCCCTGATAGTAAAAACACTGCAGTACTTATCCATCAATTATCCAAGCACTTGTCACAATCTCCCTTTAGGAAATCTAAAGGTGTCATTATGGATGCCAAATTCCATCCATTTAAGCCACAATTGTTTGTTGCGTCACAGCGACAAATCAAAATCTATGATCTTGCACAGCAAACTCTTTTGAAGAAACTCTTACCTGGTGTTCGATTATTGTCAACGATTGACTTACATCCTAGAGGTGATAACTTGTTAGCTGCTTCATATGACAAGCGTGTCTTGTGGCACGACTTGGACTTGGCTGCTACACCATACAAGACATTGAGATATCACGAGAAAGCAGTGCGTCAAATCAAGTACCACAAGGGTTCCTTACCCTTGTTTGCCTCTGCCAGTGATGATGGTATTATTCATGTGTTCCATGGTACAGTGTATGATGATTTGATGACCAATCCTCTTTTGGTACCGCTCAAGAAATTGAGTGGACACAAGGTTATCAACCAAATTGGTGTTTTGGACATTGTGTGGCACCCTAAGGAAGCATGGTTGTTCAGTGCAGGTGCTGATGGTACTGCACGTTTATGGACTACCTAA
- the HTB1 gene encoding histone H2B: MAPKAEKKPASKAPAEKKPAAKKTASSTDGGKKRTKARKETYSSYIYKVLKQTHPDTGISQKAMSIMNSFVNDIFERIASEASKLAAYNKKSTISAREVQTAVRLILPGELAKHAVSEGTRAVTKYSSAQN, translated from the coding sequence ATGGCACCAAAAGCTGAAAAGAAACCTGCTTCAAAAGCTCCTGCTGAAAAGAAACCAGCCGCTAAAAAGACTGCTTCCTCAACCGATGGTGGTAAGAAGAGAACCAAGGCTAGAAAGGAAACCTACTCATCATACATTTACAAGGTTTTGAAACAAACACACCCAGACACTGGTATCTCACAAAAGGCTATGTCCATCATGAACTCCTTTGTCAATGACATCTTTGAGAGAATTGCTTCCGAAGCTTCCAAATTGGCTGCTTACAACAAGAAATCAACCATCTCTGCTAGAGAAGTCCAAACTGCTGTGAGATTGATCTTGCCAGGTGAATTGGCTAAGCACGCTGTTTCTGAAGGTACTAGAGCTGTCACCAAGTACTCCTCAGCTCAAAACTAA
- the POR1 gene encoding Mitochondrial porin (BUSCO:EOG09263OXI), whose translation MAPAAYTDLTKASNDLLNKDFYHLSTAAVDVKTVAPNGVAFTVKGKTTKDDKIAASVDAKHVDKATGLTLTQGWNNANVLSTKIELAELLTPGLKGELDTSIVPNGARNAKLNFFYQQAAVNGRLFFDLLKGPIATADLVVAHDGFTAGAELGYDISSAKVNKYSVGVGYSNFTYALAATATSNLSVFSAAYYHKVSPLVEVGAKTTWDSVKSSNVNVEFATKYALDRSAFIKAKIADSGLTALSYTQELRPGVKLGLGASFDALKLAEPVHKLGFSLSFVA comes from the coding sequence ATGGCTCCAGCTGCTTACACTGATTTAACCAAAGCTTCAAACGACTTGTTGAACAAGGACTTTTACCACTTGTCAACCGCCGCCGTCGACGTCAAAACAGTTGCTCCAAATGGTGTTGCTTTCACCGTTAAAGGTAAAACTACCAAGGACGACAAGATTGCTGCTTCCGTCGATGCCAAACACGTTGACAAGGCCACTGGCTTGACCTTGACCCAAGGTTGGAACAATGCCAATGTCCTCTCAACCAAGATTGAATTGGCTGAATTGTTGACTCCAGGCTTGAAGGGTGAATTGGACACCTCAATTGTGCCAAACGGTGCTAGAAACGCCAAATTGAACTTTTTCTACCAACAAGCCGCTGTCAATGGTAGATTGTTCTTTGACTTGTTGAAGGGCCCAATCGCCACCGCTGACTTGGTTGTTGCCCACGATGGCTTCACTGCTGGTGCCGAATTAGGTTATGACATCTCAAGCGCCAAGGTCAACAAGTACTCCGTCGGTGTTGGTTACTCCAACTTTACCTACGCCTTGGCCGCCACCGCCACCTCAAACTTGTCTGTCTTTTCAGCTGCTTACTACCACAAGGTCTCTCCATTGGTTGAAGTCGGTGCCAAGACCACTTGGGACTCAGTTAAATCATCAAACGTCAATGTCGAATTTGCCACCAAATACGCTTTGGACAGATCTGCTTTCATCAAGGCCAAGATTGCCGACTCTGGTTTGACTGCCTTGAGTTACACTCAAGAATTGAGACCAGGTGTCAAATTGGGTTTGGGTGCCTCATTCGACGCTTTGAAATTGGCTGAACCAGTCCACAAATTGGGTTTCTCTTTGTCATTTGTCGCATAA
- the CTK2 gene encoding RNA polymerase II C-terminal domain kinase beta subunit: MSRDTTPGNIEIGGSGLTPTAMQNNQTPIPSITQVSRPFFTSREISYLHGQTIDSTLKLQYSTTKSLIFQFLSQAVKLLKFPVRVLATAMNIYQRYYLFNRFDITGHNNNNNNNINVSVNIIAAKPPPPLSPNQFDPFAIAITSLFLASKIEDCVKKLRDIQQVCNKIREIDDTKVVGSSGSSSTSANSSGGTNANGNLTYIDLQRKHILNAEYRLLQITKFDFNYGNNPSFKISVDELMIQFCKKMDINYKVSMLGWSINYDIIQTPLSLMIPPHCIALAIIIVALNLNPKGLALKHYKLSSREGEDEGEGEGVDVDVDEDKEDERTRQILESIDCTELYCPEILVNEAIVYVLDYYTHQYDYSVLTKYLPEIDPETGKAQTFKFMDLKSRFNDVELLNEQSCTRELNSTDEYLQLWDYSVPTKGAARFMLGNKRRRFNHEQRQLERQSKQKQI; the protein is encoded by the coding sequence ATGTCCAGAGATACTACACCAGGGAACATTGAAATAGGAGGTTCGGGCTTAACGCCAACTGCTATGCAAAATAATCAGACTCCTATTCCCTCCATCACTCAAGTCTCGAGACCCTTTTTCACGAGCAGAGAAATTAGCTATCTACATGGCCAAACCATCGATTCAACTCTCAAATTACAGTATAGTACAACAAAATCACTTATCTTCCAGTTTCTCAGTCAAGCGGTtaaacttttgaaattcCCTGTGAGAGTTCTTGCAACTGCGATGAATATATATCAACGGTATTACCTATTTAATAGATTCGACATCACTGgacacaacaacaacaacaacaacaatatcaatgTTAGCGTCAATATCATTGCCGCTAAGCCTCCTCCTCCATTACTGCCGAATCAGTTTGACCCTTTTGCAATAGCAATAACATCCCTTTTCTTAGCTAGCAAAATTGAAGACTGtgtcaaaaaattaagagaTATTCAACAAGTATGCAACAAAATCCGTGAAATAGACGATACAAAAGTTGTAGGGTCTAGTGGAAGTAGCAGTACCAGTGCTAATTCAAGTGGCGGTACCAATGCCAATGGAAATCTAACCTACATTGACCTCCAACGGAAACACATCCTCAACGCCGAATATAGACTCTTGCAAATTACAAAGTTTGACTTCAACTATGGTAATAATCCAAGTTTTAAAATCAGCGTTGATGAATTAATGATTCAGTTCTGCAAAAAAATGGATATAAACTACAAAGTGTCAATGTTGGGTTGGCTGATCAATTACGACATTATTCAAACTCCGTTGAGTTTGATGATTCCACCTCATTGTATTGCATTGGCTATCATTATTGTGGCTTTGAATTTAAACCCAAAAGGATTGGCATTAAAGCATTATAAATTATCTTCTCGAGAGGGTGAAGATGAAGGTGAAGGTGAAGGTGTGGACGTGGACGTGGATGAGgataaagaagatgaaCGAACAAGACAGATTTTAGAGTCTATCGACTGTACTGAACTTTACTGTCCAGAGATTTTGGTCAATGAAGCAATAGTCTACGTCCTTGATTACTATACGCATCAGTACGACTATAGTGTGTTGACCAAGTATTTGCCTGAAATAGACCCCGAGACTGGCAAGGCACAAACCTTTAAGTTTATGGATTTGAAATCAAGATTCAATGATGTTGAGTTGTTAAATGAACAAAGTTGTACAAGAGAATTGAATCTGACTGATGAATATTTGCAATTGTGGGACTATAGTGTACCTACCAAGGGTGCTGCGCGGTTTATGTtgggaaataaaagaaggagattCAATCACGAACAGAGACAATTGGAGAGacaaagcaaacaaaagcaaatttAA